The Priestia megaterium NBRC 15308 = ATCC 14581 region AGAAGCAATAAATGAAAACATTATATTTGTGGTAAGAGGTGAAGGGACATCATGTATAGAGCAATTGCTATTATAGCAGGTTCTGTGTTAATTGGATTTGCATACAATTGGTTTTTAATCCCCCATAAAGTGCTAAGCAGCGGTATTAGCGGTATTGCTATGATTATAGGAATTTTAACGCCTGCAAGCACGGGAACAATGAATTTTTTGTTGAATTTACCCCTTTTAATTATTGGTTTTATGAAGTTAGGAAAGCGGTTTGTCTTACATACGCTGCTGTCCGTTGTGGCTTTATCAATTGCTTTATACGTGATTCCCTTGAGAGCTGTTAGTACAGATCCTATTCTGTCAGCTGTTTTTGGAGGAGTTTTAACTGGAATTGGCGTAGGGTTTGTTTTTCGTCAGTCAGCTTCGACAGGTGGATTTGATATTATTGCGATGCTTCTTACGCATAAAAAAGAATTTCCTCTTGGCGCTATATTATCAGCGATGAATGCCGTGGTTGTATTTGTTTCAGGTTTCTTTGTGAATTGGGACGCGGCTTTATATACGATGCTTTCGATTTTCGTCACAGGAAAAGTAGTGGATGCGATTCATACTCGCCATATTAAGCTTACCTTAACCATTATTACGAGAAAAGGCGAAGAAATGAAGCAGCAGCTTCTTACCAATTTAGTGCGCGGCGTGACGTTAATGAACGGTGAAGGAGCTTATTCAAGAGAAGACCGTAAAATATTAATGACGGTGATTTCGCGCTATGAGCTTGCAAACCTCAAGCAGTTAATTCAATCGGTGGATCCCGAAGCTTTCGTAAATATTACGGAAACGGTAGAAGTAATGGGGCTGTTTCGACGGGATGCTTATTAATATATTTGTTATTTCAGCACGGATTTATGATAAATAGCCATTTTTATAGTATAAAAGTTATAAAAAAAGCCTTAAGAGTAGTTCTTGAGGCTTTTTTTGCGTAAAATATGAGTAAGAAAATATCGTGTATGAAAAGTATAAAAAAGGGAATTTGATAGAGTACATAAAATATTGACATCAAAAAGGAGAGACTATATGACGGTAGAATATCAGTTAACGAAAAAGAAATATTACGAAACGTTTATGCAAGAAAATGAAAATCAGCCGCCTGTAAAAGTCCTTGGACAAGCTTATTACGAAGAGCAGCAAAAAGAGTGGTACGACTTATCGCTCATTCGCTTAGCGCAGGGAGAAGTGTACTTCCATAACCAAGATTTTGAATCCGCGATTTTTAAGTGGGAGAATGTAAATGGCGAGTTTAAGCTGTGGGCGAAGAAAAATACAGCCGACGCACATTATGAATTGGGGTTGTCTACGCTCGCTGAAGAGCTTTACCTATCCATCGAAACGGATTCAAAAGTATTAAAAGCTGAAATAGCGCTAAAGCTGTTTTCACTTTATACGGATCATAACAATATTGAACGAGCTTATGAAGTCATTAACGAGCTGGTTGCTTCTCAGCCAGATTATCCAAACGTCACGGCGATTGCACGCAGATTTTATGAAGAGCAAGAAGACTTTAACAGCGCAGTGGAGCTTGCGGTAGATGAGTGTATTCGGACAGAATCGTTGAATTGGTTTGCGGTATTAAAGACTTACGTAGATAAAGGATATACAGCAAACTTTATCCCTAACTATTTTTATCAAGTGATGATTGCATTTTACAAAGTGGATCAAGTGTATTTCAAACAGCTTGTCTCAGCTTTATGGAAACAATATAAGAGTCAGCCTCCTTATCTTGCTTGGATTAAAACCATCAATGATATTTTCTTGAATATTGAAGTGGGCCTCTATGATTATTGGCAAGAGATTTCAACTCTTTATCAAGAGACGTATACCGACTTGATGGAAAGTGATCATTCTGTAAAGGAATTGCATGAAGTCATTCCGAACGTATTAACAAACTGGCTTAAAATTACCAATAAGTCACGTGCGTTATTTCCGTCTGCGGCCGTGCTTTCATGGAATGAAAAGTTTCCGTCAACTATCGATACCATTACAATCGAAAATGCAGGCAGATTAATTTTTGAGGCGCGTAACGACATTGATGGTCTTGAATATCACTATAAGCTTTGCCATGGCATTATTAAATGGGCTAATGAAAATGGTTTAGAAGTGGGGCACACCTTTAAATGGTGGGTAGATTTTTTATTAGATGCTCATACGACACACTTATTAATTACAGGAACAAATGCTGCAACGTCTTCATTTGTGGGATCGATTACGGAAGAAAAGGTACCGCAAAATCACGAAACAACCTTTGTGTTCATTCATGATGAGGAAGAATCTATCCAGCAAATCGCTGATCAAGAAATCATTCCGATGGAAACGATTGACGGAGCGGAGCAATCTCCTCACCAGGCGCTTGTAGAAGTGAAACAACCTTTTATGTTTCTTGAGAAGCATAATTGTTCATGCATTGTTACGCCAAGCTTTACAGAACAAGAGGCACGTGAGCAGGATGCATTTAAATATGCTCCTTTAGCAGATGGTTTACTGTTTGTGCTTGATGCAAAAGAATCGCTGCTTGATGAAGAAAGAGAATTATTGCTGGAGATCAAAGAGCATGCGCCAAATACGCCAGTTCATTTTGTCATCAATAATATGGACAGTCTTTATAATCAAGCAACGATTGAGCGAATTACAAAAGAATTTGAAGCAAGCATTGGAGCTGATTTCCCGCAGGCGCATGTATTAGCCTATACGCCTCACTACGTATCGAGTCAGCACCACGGAGACTTGGCTCAGTTTATTAAAGCTAATTTCTATTACGATCCAAACGAAGTTGGAGTAGAAGAGCGTGCGCGCAGACTGTTGTTCTTCATTCAAAACATGCTAAAGAGCTTAGTGGAGAAGAGAAATCAAACAGAAAATCATTTGATCGAAAGTATTAAATGGAACGAAGATATGCTTGTACGATTAAATGGCTTCTTGCATCGAGTGGATGACTTAGAACAAGAAAAAGCAAGCAGTATTGTTTCGGCTTATCACGGCATCAAAGAGGATATTAGCAAAAAGCTAAAAAATAAAATTCCTCGTTTACTCAAAAAGTCTTCAGAATTAGTGAAGGAAGACAGTGATTTTAGTACGGTTCATATTGAGCTGAATAAACAAATGAATATGCGCGTGGAAGAGCACTTGCAGCAAGATGTCCTGCCCAAGTTCCGCATTTCTTTAAAGGACTGGATTGCTACATCAAATGAAGAGCTGATTGCGAGTCAAGTAGATATTGAAGAAGTAGCAGAGTCATTAAATAAGATGTACAATGAGCAAAAATTAACGTTAGCCTGCGATTTTAAAGTGCTGGACGACTGGCGCCGCGACGTTAATCGTATGGCTAATCGGGTTCAGCTGGATGAAGAAAATATTTTACTTCGCGTTAATCCAACGCAGCTCTTGTTAAAAGGAGCAGGAAAACTGTTTTCTTCCATTCTTCAAAACCAAACGCTGCTTTATAATCAATATAAAAAATACATTGAAAGTCAAGACTATCAAGATATCACGGAATCAATGCTGGCAAAGTTTTTTATGCAATTTAATTTATTTGAGAAAAATTTAGAAGTTGATATTGAACTATTCTTTGAAAAGCCAAAAGAGGTTTTAAAAGAAACGATTGAAGAAACACAGGCGCATATTAATGAAAATCAAGACGTGTTAAGTCATATGAAAGCCAATCCTGAAGCTTACTATGATCCGTTAACATTATTCCAGCTTCGCTTGCGTCAGTATGAGTTAATGGTTAAAGCTACAGAAGAAGTACACTACAACGTATAAAAGGTGGAGCAGGATGTATTTAACGATAAAAGAAGCAGCAGAGTATCTATCTTTTCCTGAAGAATATGTGCAGAAATTGATTCAAGAAGGAAAAGTACGAGCTATATTTGATGGTGAAAACTACTTATTAAATAAAGAGCAGTTTAACACCCATTTAGAGCAAATGGAAAAGTACAAAAAACAAATTGAAGAATACTTAAATGAGCCTATCCCTGAAGATATGGACGTAAAAGATGAAGATTGAAGGCAGAAGCAGAAAACAGATGTTTTCTGCTTTTTTCTTTTGGAGTGAAAGTGTTAAAAAAGGTAAGATATGAAAGAAATGTCGAAAAAAGTTGGAATTTCGTTAAAGATGTAGTCTTTTTAGATGCTTTTTTTATATAATGAAAGTATGCTAAACAAAAAGGAGAAGGTCTATGCAACGATCAAGACAGTTAAGGCTGATTTTATTGCTTGCCCTGATTGTTGTCGCTTCGTTTTTAATTATTATTATTTCGAAAACACATGGGATTATAAGTCAGCAAACGACAAAAAAAGTAGAAAACACAAGCGTTGCAATTCTCACCTCTGATGTACTGACGGATCAAAGCTGGGGCAGTCTAGCTTATAAAGGAAAAATCAACATTGAGCAGCAGTATCCTGTTTCGGCTCAAGTTATTAGCGAAGTAAATACGAACCAAAAAATGAAGGAAGCTGCTGAAAAAGTTATTCAAAATGGAACAAAAGTCGTAATTGGACATGGAAGAGAATTTTCTACCGTTTTTACAGAACTAGCTCCTAAGTATCCTCATGTTCATTTCGTCACCATTCACGGTACTTCAATGTATAAAAACCAAACTGTATATACATTTGATCAAACAAAAATAGAGCACCTGGCAGGCATGGCAGCTGCCATGAAGACAAAAACGAAAAAAATTGGATTACTCGATACATTTGCAAAAGAAAAAAATCCAGGATTTGAACAAGGAATCAAAGCGTATGATTCATCGATTGCTTTTTATTATCGAGTTGTAAACAGCCGAGACGATGGAGCAAAAGCAGTAAAGCTGCTCCGTGAGTTAAAAGATCAAGGTGTTGATATCGTCTATGCTAAAGGAAATTCGTATAATCAAGAAGTTATTCAAGAAGCAAAAACACAAGGAATGTACGTAATAGGGTATTTAGATGATCAGGCGTACATGGGTAGGTCTGTTATTTTAACCAGCGTGATCAACGATGTTCCTCAAGCTTACAACGTGATTATGAAAGACTATTTCAGTAAAAAAGGTCTTCCATCTGGAGAAGTCAAGCTTGACGCTAGGGATGGTGTTTATAAACTAGCGCCTTTTGGACCGATGTACAGTAAACGGGAAAAACAAATTTTATATTCGAAAGTTAGAATGTCTACACAGCCGAAGTAACTATGAAAAAGAAAGAGATGATTATGAATCAATTATTTCGCAACATGTCATTCCGTAGCCAAATATTAACGATTCTTCTTTTGATTACATTTATGTTAAGCGGGTTCTCTTTAGTTTTAGTACATGCCATTGATAAAATGAATCATGTAAGCAACGAAATTAAAGATGAAGATGTTCCTCAAATGGTGTGGCTTTCTTATTGGGAAGAGCAGCTGAACATAAAAGAATACATTGTGAAAAATAATCTAAAGAACCCCACTGTCTCTTTGATAGAAGAATATCAATCATATGATACAAGAGTTATTGAAGACAATGAAAAGTATAAGCAGCCTGTGCCAAAATCGTTGATTCCACTGAAGGAAAAAATTGAGCTGCTTGATTTTAAGATTTCTAATAACGTGCAGGGACTGTTGAAGTACGGAGATATAGAGGGAGCAAAAGAGTATCTTAAGAGAAATTATTTGCCGGATCTGCACCAGATAAAAAAAGATATTAATAGTTCAAAAGAAGAGACGGTTGATTCACTTGATACACTATCAGATACACTGTCTGTCATTATTAAAGATTCATTATTTTTACTATTAATTTTAACCGTAAGTGCTATTGTGGCTTCTCTTTATGTTTCTTATCGCATGAGTGCGAGCCTTACGAAACCAATTGAACAAATGATTGAAAAAGTGAATGACATTGCAGACGGAGAATACGGTCTTGTTCTTCAAGACACAAAGCAAATTGAGCTGAAGCAGCTTTCGGCTTCTATCAATCAAATGTCGGTTAGTTTAGAAGATTCATTTTGGAAAATCATTAAAGATAAAGCGTATCGCCAGCAGATTTTAAATTCACTGCCTGTTGGAATTATCACAATGGAAGATGAGACAAATAGTATATTTGCCAATACCTCAGCAAAGCAGTTTTTAGATCTCGACGAAAAGGATATTTGCGGGTATATGGAAGAATGTCCTGAATATAATACTGAATTTTGGAGCATGTTGAATTCGGGAGAAATTCACGAAAATAAAAAAGTGTTATTTGGCACGAAAGATACGTGCTATTGCTTTTTAGTCTCTCAAACGCAGCTGTTTAATGAGAAGAACGAGAGCATCGGAAGAATTTTTTATTTTATTGATATATCGGATACCGAAGAATTAGAAAAGCGAATGCATCAGTCTGAAAAACTTGCCCTGGTTGGAGAAGTGGCAGCCGGAGCTGCTCATGAGATTCGTAATCCTCTTGCCGTGATTCATGGATTTATATCTCTTATGAATCAGTCTCTTTCTGATGAGGAGAAAAAGCGTTTTTACCTGCCTCTGCTTATGAAAGAGCTAGAGAGGATTAATTACATCATCGAAGAAATGCTGTTGTTATCAAAACCAGGGACTCCGGTGATGAAAAAAGTCAGCATGCAGGATATTATTAACGAGCTATTGCCTTTGATTACTCACTCAAGTAAATTTACAGAAAAAGATAAGCTTATCTTTGATGTGAAACTGCAGCCGCATATACTAAAGGTAGATGAAAAACAAATCAAACAAGTTCTTCATAATTTAATTCGAAACAGTATGGAAGCCATGGATGGTGAAGGAGTCATTACAATCTATTCACAGGTTCATGATGATAATTATTGTCTGTATATTGAAGATAATGGAAAAGGAATTCCTTTGCATATGCAGCAGTCGCTGTACCAGCCGTTTTCCACTTCAAAAGATAGCGGAACAGGTCTTGGTCTGCCAATTGCTCAGCGT contains the following coding sequences:
- a CDS encoding YitT family protein, with product MYRAIAIIAGSVLIGFAYNWFLIPHKVLSSGISGIAMIIGILTPASTGTMNFLLNLPLLIIGFMKLGKRFVLHTLLSVVALSIALYVIPLRAVSTDPILSAVFGGVLTGIGVGFVFRQSASTGGFDIIAMLLTHKKEFPLGAILSAMNAVVVFVSGFFVNWDAALYTMLSIFVTGKVVDAIHTRHIKLTLTIITRKGEEMKQQLLTNLVRGVTLMNGEGAYSREDRKILMTVISRYELANLKQLIQSVDPEAFVNITETVEVMGLFRRDAY
- a CDS encoding GTPase domain-containing protein, producing MTVEYQLTKKKYYETFMQENENQPPVKVLGQAYYEEQQKEWYDLSLIRLAQGEVYFHNQDFESAIFKWENVNGEFKLWAKKNTADAHYELGLSTLAEELYLSIETDSKVLKAEIALKLFSLYTDHNNIERAYEVINELVASQPDYPNVTAIARRFYEEQEDFNSAVELAVDECIRTESLNWFAVLKTYVDKGYTANFIPNYFYQVMIAFYKVDQVYFKQLVSALWKQYKSQPPYLAWIKTINDIFLNIEVGLYDYWQEISTLYQETYTDLMESDHSVKELHEVIPNVLTNWLKITNKSRALFPSAAVLSWNEKFPSTIDTITIENAGRLIFEARNDIDGLEYHYKLCHGIIKWANENGLEVGHTFKWWVDFLLDAHTTHLLITGTNAATSSFVGSITEEKVPQNHETTFVFIHDEEESIQQIADQEIIPMETIDGAEQSPHQALVEVKQPFMFLEKHNCSCIVTPSFTEQEAREQDAFKYAPLADGLLFVLDAKESLLDEERELLLEIKEHAPNTPVHFVINNMDSLYNQATIERITKEFEASIGADFPQAHVLAYTPHYVSSQHHGDLAQFIKANFYYDPNEVGVEERARRLLFFIQNMLKSLVEKRNQTENHLIESIKWNEDMLVRLNGFLHRVDDLEQEKASSIVSAYHGIKEDISKKLKNKIPRLLKKSSELVKEDSDFSTVHIELNKQMNMRVEEHLQQDVLPKFRISLKDWIATSNEELIASQVDIEEVAESLNKMYNEQKLTLACDFKVLDDWRRDVNRMANRVQLDEENILLRVNPTQLLLKGAGKLFSSILQNQTLLYNQYKKYIESQDYQDITESMLAKFFMQFNLFEKNLEVDIELFFEKPKEVLKETIEETQAHINENQDVLSHMKANPEAYYDPLTLFQLRLRQYELMVKATEEVHYNV
- a CDS encoding helix-turn-helix domain-containing protein, with amino-acid sequence MYLTIKEAAEYLSFPEEYVQKLIQEGKVRAIFDGENYLLNKEQFNTHLEQMEKYKKQIEEYLNEPIPEDMDVKDED
- a CDS encoding BMP family ABC transporter substrate-binding protein yields the protein MQRSRQLRLILLLALIVVASFLIIIISKTHGIISQQTTKKVENTSVAILTSDVLTDQSWGSLAYKGKINIEQQYPVSAQVISEVNTNQKMKEAAEKVIQNGTKVVIGHGREFSTVFTELAPKYPHVHFVTIHGTSMYKNQTVYTFDQTKIEHLAGMAAAMKTKTKKIGLLDTFAKEKNPGFEQGIKAYDSSIAFYYRVVNSRDDGAKAVKLLRELKDQGVDIVYAKGNSYNQEVIQEAKTQGMYVIGYLDDQAYMGRSVILTSVINDVPQAYNVIMKDYFSKKGLPSGEVKLDARDGVYKLAPFGPMYSKREKQILYSKVRMSTQPK
- a CDS encoding ATP-binding protein, whose translation is MNQLFRNMSFRSQILTILLLITFMLSGFSLVLVHAIDKMNHVSNEIKDEDVPQMVWLSYWEEQLNIKEYIVKNNLKNPTVSLIEEYQSYDTRVIEDNEKYKQPVPKSLIPLKEKIELLDFKISNNVQGLLKYGDIEGAKEYLKRNYLPDLHQIKKDINSSKEETVDSLDTLSDTLSVIIKDSLFLLLILTVSAIVASLYVSYRMSASLTKPIEQMIEKVNDIADGEYGLVLQDTKQIELKQLSASINQMSVSLEDSFWKIIKDKAYRQQILNSLPVGIITMEDETNSIFANTSAKQFLDLDEKDICGYMEECPEYNTEFWSMLNSGEIHENKKVLFGTKDTCYCFLVSQTQLFNEKNESIGRIFYFIDISDTEELEKRMHQSEKLALVGEVAAGAAHEIRNPLAVIHGFISLMNQSLSDEEKKRFYLPLLMKELERINYIIEEMLLLSKPGTPVMKKVSMQDIINELLPLITHSSKFTEKDKLIFDVKLQPHILKVDEKQIKQVLHNLIRNSMEAMDGEGVITIYSQVHDDNYCLYIEDNGKGIPLHMQQSLYQPFSTSKDSGTGLGLPIAQRILESHRGQIKLLSTSSRGTVFVIKLPLH